The genomic segment GGGCGGATCTGCAGGGATGAAACTTCTGGGCGCATTCGCCGTATTGGTTTTGCAAGCCTCGACTGCCGTGGCATGCATCTACTCGGGTACAGGAAGTATTGAGCGTCTCATCGGTGCGGAATTCGTAGTGGCAGGACGTTTCGCTGAGTGCACCGAACGGCAAATTCGTTCGATAGAACCCCATGGCGAGGCTTTGGAACTTGTTATCGAAGTCACCGATCAGAACCACGTGAACGTGACACCATTGATGCAAGGGCGAGACCTGAAATTCCTGTTGCCTGGAAGAGGTTATGCCGCGTCTTGGGACTGCGGTTACGCCGTTGAGGAAGGTCGAAAATTCTTGCTTGGCCTAGCTGTTTTGAATCTAAACACCGGCAGCGTATGGAAGTTTCATCGTGAGCCCAAATACCCATCAAACGGTGTGTTTCCAAACCCTCCAATCCTGGAGACTGGAGACCGGCTGGTGCTGTCGCAATCTGCCCTTTGTCACAGCGGAATGCTGTTTCCTGCTTCAGATGATATGATCGATCGCGCAAAACGGGTTTTTGACGGCGTTGGAGATCTGGAAATGGAGCTCGAAGAGCTTGTTAGTTCTCATGCTCGATATGGCTTGTATTGAGGGTTTCCATGGTTACAGCCCTTCATCAACTCCAGCTGATGGCACGCAACAACGCCTACGCCAATGAAATGCTCTATGAGGCCTGTTGCCGTCTCAGCCAGGCAGAGTTCGACGCCGAGCGGGCGGGTTTTTTTCCGTCCATTCGCAAAACCCTCAATCACAACTGGGAAGTCGACCGCTACTATCTGGATGCGCTTTGCGAGGAGGGCAAAGGCCTGTCTGTCTACGATACGCCTCATCTTGAAACAGCGGACAAGCTGCGTTCGGCGCAAACCTGGCAGGACCAACAACTCATCCTGTTCTGTGATGAACTTGGCGAAACGGATCTGGACAGGAAAATTGCGCAGGATCGGGGCAGCAAAGGCGTCATGCAGGAGACCATTGGCAACACGTTGCTGCACCTCTTTCAGCATCAGGTTCATCACCGTGGACAGGCACATGCCATGCTGGCTGGTACCAGTGTAACGCCGCCTCAACTGGATGATTTCTTTCTTGAATTCGGCCGCCACCCGGTGGCCAGAAAACACATGTAGCGCGGGATTCGGGAGGTAAACCTGTGACCAAACTCTTTGAGGTGCCTTTGTATCCCTACAAGCGCACTGCCGATCAGGACGCGCAAGCACCTGTGCGCCATCCGGTCGTCATCATCGGTGCCGGCCCCGTCGGCCTCGCCATGGCGATCGACCTCGCCCAGGCAGATGTTCCGGTTGTCGTGCTCGACGACAACGACAAGGTCAGCGTCGGATCGAGGGCGATCTGTTTTTCAAAGCGCTCGCTGGAAATCTTCGATCGGCTTGGATGCGGCAACGAAATGGTCGAGAAGGGCGTCGTCTGGAACCTGGGCAAGGTCTATTTCGGCGACAGGCAGGTCTATAATTTCAACCTGCTGCCCGAAGACGGTCACAAGCGTCCTGCCTTCATCAATCTCCAGCAATATTACTGCGAGCTGTATCTCGTCGAACGTATCCGGGCCCTGCAGGCGGAAGGCAAGCCCGTGGAAATACGCGGCGGCAACAGGGTGGAGAACCTGCACCGCTACGACGATCATACACTCGTCACGGTCGAAACGCAGGAGGGCGCTTATAACCTGGAAGCCGATTGGCTGGTCGCTTGCGATGGGGCCAATTCGCCAACCCGCCGAATGCTCGACCTCGATTTTGTCGGGCGCGTGTTTGAAGACAATTTCCTGATCGCCGATGTCATCATGAAGGCGGATTTTCCAACCGAGCGCTGGTTCTGGTTCGATCCGCCGTTTAATAAGGATCAGTCGGCGCTGTTGCACAAGCAACCTGATGGCGTCTGGCGCATCGACCTTCAACTCGGTTGGGATATCGACAAGGAAGAAGAGAAGAAGCCGGAAAACGTCATCCCGCGGCTTAAGCAGATGCTGGGCGAGGATGTCGACTTCGATCTGGAATGGGTGTCGATCTACACTTTCCAGTGTCGCCGCATGGAACAGTTCCGCCATGGCAGGGTGATTTTCGCGGGCGATAGCGCGCATCAGGTATCTCCCTTTGGTGCACGCGGGGCCAATTCCGGTTTTCAGGATGCCGACAATCTTGGCTGGAAACTGAAACTCGTTCTGGATGGGTCGGCTCCGGAAGCGCTGCTCGACAGCTATTCCTTTGAAAGAGAACTGGGGGCGGATGAAAACATACTGCAAAGCTCCCGCTCGACGGACTTCATCACACCGAAATCGGAAATGAGCCGGATTTTTCGGGACGCGGTTCTGGACTTGTCCGAGCATCACGCCTTTGCGCGTCCGCTTGTAAATTCCGGACGCCTGTCGGTTCCCTGCACTTATGACGGGTCACCGCTCAACGGCGCGGATGACAAGAAACTGCCGGATCGGACCCGTCCGGGAAGTCCTGTTGCAGACGCACCGCTATCCGGTGGCTGGTTGCTCGACCGGTTGGGGGGCGATTTCCTTCTTCTGGGATGCGGGATTGAGGTGCCGGCGGTTACAGAACTCAACGGCGTTCCGGTCAAGGGGCTGACGGTCGCAAACGACGAATTCAGTCCGGAACTGGCGCAAAGATATCTTGGAAACGCCGCTGCTGCGGTCTATCTGATCCGCCCTGACCAGCACGTTGCTGCGCGGTGGCAACACTATGACCGGGATATGGTCGACCAGGCGATCGAAAAGGCAATAGGAAGAGGCTTGCAATGACCGAAGAAGTTTTACGGCCGAACCTGGAGGCTCCTGATGCCTTTTATGCAGATTTGTTGGCGGCACATGAAGGTCTGAGCAAACAGGAAAGCGATGCCTACAACGCCCGGCTCATCTTGCTGATGGCCAACCATATTGGCGATCTTCAATCACTGAAAAGGCTCCTTGATGAAGCCCGGGCTGAACGAATCTAAGCACAAATAGTAGTAGAGAGTTCGCCTTTGTTTGCATCGAGTAAGTAGAGTAACGGATTCGATTTAGCGCCTTAGTTCTATTTCAGATGGTATTGGAGGCGTACCTCAATCGCACGAATGCAGCCTCTATTTAATTCGGGCAAAAAAAGGCCGGCTTGTTTTTTGGTTTATGTCCATGATCAAAATGACATTTTTCAGCTTTATTTAATTTACTCAACTTGGGCCCACGCCGCAGCCACAACTCTTCATGAAATGTTTATCCAACCCCCGGTTTACTTGAACAAAGTGTTGGGGGAACGATGTCCAGGATACTTAAGCCTTTTAAGAACGCGCGCCTTTCTACCAAGGTTGGTGGCGGCTTCGTCACAATGATACTTGTTTCGGCCGCGGTGGGTGCCGTCGGGACGATTGCAATTCTTGGCCTGAGGGCTCAGTCCGACGTCAGTGCAAAGGCGACCACGGCCATTGCGAGCCTTCAGCAGGTTGCGCAGGCACAAGAAACCTACATGGCGGAAGGCAGTATCGAACTGGCGGAAGCCGCGACGGTGCAAATCGACCGGCTTCAGGAAGCCCTGCAGTCCCTTGATGAGGTTTCCAGCCCGTCGTCCGGACAAGGCAATACGGCGGAAGCGATTGCGCTCGTTGGACGCCTTGGGGAAGAGTTTCAGGGAGTCGTTTCGGCAGTCGACAGCCGCAAGACACAGGTCGACAAGTTGCTTCACTCCGCGCTTGGGTTGGAAACGCTGGCGGTTGAAATCACCGATCAGATGACGAAAATTCAGCGCGAAGCCGGTGCAGCGGCCAAGAAGGCAACGAGCACACGCAACCGGGCCGACAAGGTCGGCCGGATGCTGTCCCAGATCGAGGACAAATCGTCCGAGTTGGAAGCAGCAATCAAAAAGGCAGCCTTGTTCGGTGACCTGCCGGCTGCCGAAAGTCAGATGGTCATTGATGAAGTCGCATCGCTCGTAAAGACGTCCAAGAAGGCCGCCAAACTCAAGGTTGACGGGGTCGATCCGGGCACGATGAAAGATCTTGCCGCCAAGACCGCTGCAATAGCCGAAATTGTACCGAAGCCGGAGGGCGAAACCGCCGCCCCAATGCCACGCGAAATCGCCAAACAGGTCGGCAGTGACCTGAAAGCGCTGAACCTGGAGGCTTCGACGCTGCGCAAGGCTGTCTACGTCGCTTCGGACGCGGCCAAGAAAGTGGCCGGTGGTGCGCAGTCAAAGCTGGGTATTGTCAGTCTTGTGGACGTCAACGTAGCGAAATTCCTGCGGGCTTCACTTGAAATCAGGTCGGCAACCATGGAGTTCTTTGCCGGATTTGAATCGATGGGCGCGGATGCGGTTCAAATGCGCATCGGTATCATCAGGAATCTTGCCAACACGCTCAAGGCCGACAGCGCAGCCTTCCCGGAAATCGCAGACGCGGTGGCTGCAATCGATCAGGAAGTGAATACGTACGAAGCTGAGTTTGCCGGTATGGTTGCCGCAAAGGAAACGTTCGATGCGAAGCACAAGGCTCTTTCGGCAATATCGGGCGATGTCCGCCGGGTCATTACCAACCTTGCCGAGGACCAGTCAGCCAGTGCTTCCGCGCGCGCAAATACCGCGCTTGGCCTCATTGCGGCAGCTCTCGTTGCTGCTGTTGTGGTCGGCGGACTGCTTGCCTTTGTGTTGTCCTTGCTGATCACGAGACCGACGCGTGCGCTGACCGAAGCCATGGGACGCCTTGCCGAAGGCGATACCGAAGTCGAAGTGCCGACAACAGACCAGCGCGATGAAATCGGCGACATGAGCCGCACCGTGCAGGTATTCCAGGAGAATGCGCGAGAACGCGTCCGCCTGGAAAGCGAGGCAAGCGCCCACCGGCAAGAGCAGAATGACCGCCAGGCCGAGGTCGATGGTCTGATCGACGGGTTCCGTCAGGAAGTCCAGGTTCTGCTCGGAGCGCTTGATGAAACGGCGGCCGGTATGGCTGGGACGGCATCGACGCTTGGTCAAATTGCCGAAAACAGCGCCGAGCAGGCGGGCGATACGTCGCGCGTGAGCGAGGATGCATCAAGCAGCGTTGAAAACGTCGCCAGTGCGGCAGAAGAACTATCCGCTTCTATTGCCGAAATCGGCGAGCAGGTGCGGCGCTCTTCGGATATCGTGACGAGCGCGACAGGCGCCGTGCACGATACGAACACCAAGGTTCAGGATCTGGCCCAGGCGGCTTCGAAAATCGGTGAAGTCGTCAGCCTGATTCAGGCGATTGCGGAACAGACAAATCTGCTAGCACTGAACGCGACGATCGAGGCAGCACGTGCCGGCGAGGCGGGCAAGGGCTTTGCCGTTGTTGCAGCCGAAGTGAAGGAACTGGCGACCCAGACCTCCAAGGCGACCGAGGAAATCTCGTCCCAGATCCAGACCATTCAGGAATCCACGACCGATGCCGTGAAAGCGATTGGCTCGATTTCCGACACGATGGAGGAAGTCAACGGCTATACGCAGGGAATATCGTCGGCAGTCTCTCAGCAAGGTGCGGCCACGAACGAAATCTCCGGCAACGTCCAAAGGGCGGCCGAGAGCACAATGTCTGTTCGAGCGAATATTTCCCAGCTCACGGAAGCCGTGGACGAAACCAAGGATGTTTCGGGCAGCGTTCAGTCGGCCTCCAGCGACTTGAGCGACCGAAGCACTGCCTTGAAGAAAGGCATCGAGACCTTCCTCGACCGCGTCGCCGCTGTCTGAATCCGGCAAGTCTTTGCAAAAGGGGCGGCACATCAGCCGCCCTTTTTAGTTTTGAGCAAAAAATTTGGCCACGCTGCAACTGCGTCTCAAATCAATGTGAAGCTGATACATCTCGCGAAAAGCTACTGAATCTGTTGCTTTGTCGGAAAACTATTTAAATACCGAAAAGTATTAAATTTATTCACGTGCTGAATTCTGCGGTTATCTGTCGTTTTGAAGAAGGAGAGACAGGCATTCGTTCTCAAAAGATAAAACTACTCAACTGGTTCAAAGATTACCTGAGTAATAACCTGGGCGACTTCAGCGTTACATCTGAAATTGCCGCAGTTTTGGCCATCTGAAGTCGAATAACCCGAGCTCACCGTGGCCTGGTCACAAGTGCGGTCAAAACATTGTCACTTTACGAAAGGGCTCGCGCACCACACGTTGGCGCGTAACGGCAACCGGACACCGCTGGACACACATGAATCTTCGGGACCTGCAATACGTCGCCGCCGTGGCGCACCACAAGAATTTTACCCGTGCGTCTCGCGCCGTTCATGTTAGCCAGCCGGCTCTTTCAAACCAGATTAAGAAGCTTGAAGCAGAACTCGGGGTTCAGATTTTCGAACGGACCCGCAACGAAGTTCTGCTGACCAAGTTCGGCGAGCAAATCGTTGATATGGCGCTTGAGATAAATGGTCTGGTTGACCGGATCTCCGAGACCGCGCAGGAGCATCGCAAGCTGGAGGCAACGCCTTTCCGCCTTGGCATGACGCCGACGCTCGCAGCTTATCTCTCCGGGTATTTTCTCGACATGACTGCGGAGCTCTTTCCGGACCTGAAATTGGTGATCGTCGAGGAAAAACCGCTCGAATTGTCGCGCATGGTCGAGCAGATGCAATTGGATGCGGCGCTGATTTCGAGAAACAGCCACACAATGATCTATGGCGACGCCGGTGAGGAGGCACCTCAATTCACCGCGCTCTGGCAGGAACCGCTCTATCTGGGTATGCGCAAAGATCATGTTCTCGCAAACAAGGACGGCATACGCGCGAAAGAGGTTCCGGCTGAATACCTGATCCGCTTCGATGTGCCTTTCGGATACGATCTTGAAAAAGACCTTCCGGCCTCTTCTTCCGATGCCGCCGAGCGCCTTGGCATCGATGTCAGGTCTGCGCGCTTCGAAACGCTTTGCCGTCACCTGGCGCATACAGATGCCTGCACGATCGTGAATGCGATTGCTGCGGAGCAATTCAAGCGCGACAACCTTGGGCTGACCTTTGTTCCGTTCGATGATGCGGGCAGGCTGCGCGAACTCGGCGCAATCACGCGCCGGCGATATTCGCGTTTCGGCGTCATCTCGTCGATCAGGGCATTCATTGCCCAGTCGCCTCCGTGCGGAACGATCGGAGCGGCTGCCGGCATGTCACGCTCGCCGGTCGAAAGCGGTGTCGCCGCTTTGTAAAGGGCGCTGAACCCTGGCACCGCCCATCCGGTTCGTGAAACTGGCTCCTCAAAAATCATTCTGTCCAATATCGGGCTGCGTCCGGCGTGGTTTTTTGAACTCTGTCCGACCGCCACCAGGTGTCTTTTCGGCATGCCTCGCTTTGGCGGGAACGCCCGTTTGGATCTGCAAGTGCGAAATTACTTCACGTTTTTTCCATCTCAGTTGAACAAATAGAATCCGATTTTCATCAAAAACACGCAAAGCCTTGTAAAGTATATAGAAAATTTAAGGTCGCAGTCACGTCATCCGTGATTATTTCGAAAGGTTATGGCGCGTATTGGCAATATGAATTTCAAGAATTGAGCCACTCGCAACAGATCCATGAGTGCCGGGCGCCATCGTGCAGAGGGTGTACCCGGGCCACAAAACTCATGGAGATTTCCAAATGGTATCTGGGATGCTTGCCGGTATTCGGGCGCGATTGCTCACGACGTCCACACTGGCACAAGAAACAGTTCGTGACGGCCAGTCGCTGACGAACGGCGTTTTCAACAACGTGGTCGTCGACAACACGCCGGCCTTCGTTCTCGACAACGACTTTGCGCGTTTTCTGAACTTCGGTCAGGTGACCACCAACAATGCGGCTGCCGCCGTTTCCATCGGTGGTGAAGATGCGCAGGTCTTCAATTTCCGCAACGCCCGCATCGAGGCCAACAGCGGTCCTGATGCGCTTGCGACCGGTATTCAGGTCAGCGGCAGTGCGGACATCCGCAACTTCGGCATCGTCGACGGCGAGTTCAACGGTGTTCAGTTTGCCGATGCTCAATCCTCCGGACGGCTGGATAACTTCAGCGGCGGCGTGATCTCCTCCGACAGCCGTGCAGTCGACATCCAGGGCGAGGGCGTCAGCGTTCGGAACTTCGGCGACATTGTCGGTACGGGCGATCAGCGCAACGGCACGATCTATACCAACAGCACAGCGGAAGACTTTTCGATCAGCAACTTCACAGGCGGAACGATTGACGCCGGTGAAGGCAACCAGGGCGCAGGTATCTCGCTCGAAGTTGGTGATGAGCTGAACGATGTCGTGGAAGGCACCATCTTCAACGGCTTCGGTGCCGTCATCCAGGGCCGTGGCGACCAAGCTGCCTCCAACACACCGCTTGCCGGTGACGGTATCCGGATTGATGACGGTGCTGAAGGCGCTGTCCTTGAGACCGATATCTTCAACAGCGGCCTCATCAGCACCGAAAGCAACCAGGGCACAACGGCCGGTATCCGGATTGCCGATGGCGTTGCGGCCGAGGGCCGGATCTTCAACTCCAGCACAGGCACGATCGAAGGCCCACGCAACGGTCTTTACATTGGTGATGCCGAACATGATCTCAGCGTTCAGAACTTCGGCACGATCCAGTCCGGTAGCCGTGCGGTGAACATTGACGGGTCCGGTGTCGACCTGCTCAATGGCGGCGACATTGTCGGCACAGGTGATCAGCGCAACGGCACAATCTATGCCGATGACACAGCGCGTGACTATTCGATCACCAACCTTCCAAACGGTGTCATTGATGCCGGTGAACACAATGACGGTGCCGGTATCTCCCTGTCGCTGGCAGCGGACGGCAATGGCGACGTTGAAGTGGATAACGCCGGCACGATCAACGGTCGCGGTCAGGCTTCCGCGGGTGCAGGCACTGCCGGAGACGGTATCCGGCTGGAAGGGGTTCGCTTGAGCGAAGGTGGTTTTGCCGCCGCACTCTTCACCGGTTCAATCACCAACTCCGGGATTGTCACGGCGGAAAGCCAGCAAGGTACCGTCGGTGCGTTCCGGGCGGTCAACGGTGTGGACTTCCAGGGTTCTCTGGTGAACGAAGAAGGCGGTGTGTTTGCCGGTGCGCAAAACGGCGTCTATTTCGGTACCGGCGATCATTCCGGTGGTTCCTTCATCAACCAGGGTATTGTTTCGTCCGACAGCCGGGCACTGAACATCGACGGCGAAGGCCTGGATGTGGTCAACCAGGGCGCAATCCTGGCGACCGGC from the Roseibium sp. HPY-6 genome contains:
- a CDS encoding DinB family protein is translated as MVTALHQLQLMARNNAYANEMLYEACCRLSQAEFDAERAGFFPSIRKTLNHNWEVDRYYLDALCEEGKGLSVYDTPHLETADKLRSAQTWQDQQLILFCDELGETDLDRKIAQDRGSKGVMQETIGNTLLHLFQHQVHHRGQAHAMLAGTSVTPPQLDDFFLEFGRHPVARKHM
- a CDS encoding FAD-dependent oxidoreductase, whose translation is MTKLFEVPLYPYKRTADQDAQAPVRHPVVIIGAGPVGLAMAIDLAQADVPVVVLDDNDKVSVGSRAICFSKRSLEIFDRLGCGNEMVEKGVVWNLGKVYFGDRQVYNFNLLPEDGHKRPAFINLQQYYCELYLVERIRALQAEGKPVEIRGGNRVENLHRYDDHTLVTVETQEGAYNLEADWLVACDGANSPTRRMLDLDFVGRVFEDNFLIADVIMKADFPTERWFWFDPPFNKDQSALLHKQPDGVWRIDLQLGWDIDKEEEKKPENVIPRLKQMLGEDVDFDLEWVSIYTFQCRRMEQFRHGRVIFAGDSAHQVSPFGARGANSGFQDADNLGWKLKLVLDGSAPEALLDSYSFERELGADENILQSSRSTDFITPKSEMSRIFRDAVLDLSEHHAFARPLVNSGRLSVPCTYDGSPLNGADDKKLPDRTRPGSPVADAPLSGGWLLDRLGGDFLLLGCGIEVPAVTELNGVPVKGLTVANDEFSPELAQRYLGNAAAAVYLIRPDQHVAARWQHYDRDMVDQAIEKAIGRGLQ
- a CDS encoding DUF2783 domain-containing protein, which produces MTEEVLRPNLEAPDAFYADLLAAHEGLSKQESDAYNARLILLMANHIGDLQSLKRLLDEARAERI
- a CDS encoding HAMP domain-containing methyl-accepting chemotaxis protein yields the protein MSRILKPFKNARLSTKVGGGFVTMILVSAAVGAVGTIAILGLRAQSDVSAKATTAIASLQQVAQAQETYMAEGSIELAEAATVQIDRLQEALQSLDEVSSPSSGQGNTAEAIALVGRLGEEFQGVVSAVDSRKTQVDKLLHSALGLETLAVEITDQMTKIQREAGAAAKKATSTRNRADKVGRMLSQIEDKSSELEAAIKKAALFGDLPAAESQMVIDEVASLVKTSKKAAKLKVDGVDPGTMKDLAAKTAAIAEIVPKPEGETAAPMPREIAKQVGSDLKALNLEASTLRKAVYVASDAAKKVAGGAQSKLGIVSLVDVNVAKFLRASLEIRSATMEFFAGFESMGADAVQMRIGIIRNLANTLKADSAAFPEIADAVAAIDQEVNTYEAEFAGMVAAKETFDAKHKALSAISGDVRRVITNLAEDQSASASARANTALGLIAAALVAAVVVGGLLAFVLSLLITRPTRALTEAMGRLAEGDTEVEVPTTDQRDEIGDMSRTVQVFQENARERVRLESEASAHRQEQNDRQAEVDGLIDGFRQEVQVLLGALDETAAGMAGTASTLGQIAENSAEQAGDTSRVSEDASSSVENVASAAEELSASIAEIGEQVRRSSDIVTSATGAVHDTNTKVQDLAQAASKIGEVVSLIQAIAEQTNLLALNATIEAARAGEAGKGFAVVAAEVKELATQTSKATEEISSQIQTIQESTTDAVKAIGSISDTMEEVNGYTQGISSAVSQQGAATNEISGNVQRAAESTMSVRANISQLTEAVDETKDVSGSVQSASSDLSDRSTALKKGIETFLDRVAAV
- a CDS encoding LysR family transcriptional regulator, translating into MNLRDLQYVAAVAHHKNFTRASRAVHVSQPALSNQIKKLEAELGVQIFERTRNEVLLTKFGEQIVDMALEINGLVDRISETAQEHRKLEATPFRLGMTPTLAAYLSGYFLDMTAELFPDLKLVIVEEKPLELSRMVEQMQLDAALISRNSHTMIYGDAGEEAPQFTALWQEPLYLGMRKDHVLANKDGIRAKEVPAEYLIRFDVPFGYDLEKDLPASSSDAAERLGIDVRSARFETLCRHLAHTDACTIVNAIAAEQFKRDNLGLTFVPFDDAGRLRELGAITRRRYSRFGVISSIRAFIAQSPPCGTIGAAAGMSRSPVESGVAAL
- a CDS encoding CHRD domain-containing protein: MVSGMLAGIRARLLTTSTLAQETVRDGQSLTNGVFNNVVVDNTPAFVLDNDFARFLNFGQVTTNNAAAAVSIGGEDAQVFNFRNARIEANSGPDALATGIQVSGSADIRNFGIVDGEFNGVQFADAQSSGRLDNFSGGVISSDSRAVDIQGEGVSVRNFGDIVGTGDQRNGTIYTNSTAEDFSISNFTGGTIDAGEGNQGAGISLEVGDELNDVVEGTIFNGFGAVIQGRGDQAASNTPLAGDGIRIDDGAEGAVLETDIFNSGLISTESNQGTTAGIRIADGVAAEGRIFNSSTGTIEGPRNGLYIGDAEHDLSVQNFGTIQSGSRAVNIDGSGVDLLNGGDIVGTGDQRNGTIYADDTARDYSITNLPNGVIDAGEHNDGAGISLSLAADGNGDVEVDNAGTINGRGQASAGAGTAGDGIRLEGVRLSEGGFAAALFTGSITNSGIVTAESQQGTVGAFRAVNGVDFQGSLVNEEGGVFAGAQNGVYFGTGDHSGGSFINQGIVSSDSRALNIDGEGLDVVNQGAILATGTQRNGTVYADGTADNYTFTNQGTVDANGNNASGVSLQTGDVDGDIVSASILNQGAIFGGGDATEGNTVGDGLRLFSSVEDAGFAGLVENEGVIAGSDESDAAAGIRIDGGLDILGAIINEGEISGRVNAIDARDAGDVTIVNDGGIIDGNVLLGGGEDIFVDLGLVDGVIDGGAGDDTLIAGDGDNVLVGGLGNDFLDGGEGTDTADFSDLDVAVNVNLGANGNGTATRDTGFTVRVDNAVVAAPAQFGSAIADGAAFVDQAVAGNLYYNIHTSDFPGGEIRGQLLVDSDVTEHGIRTIELSGGLDAAQEPGPLSDSEATGEATVTIVQNLTTGEVTYSSILDVSGLNEADLSTPIPGVVSAIHLHNAPAGQNGPVVQDTLVDAGATLDAVEPITNTGVVGEDVIENRVETDVLSSIENVIGSNDGDVITGSGFDNVLNGAGGDDLLEGGDGSDIFVASLGADTVSDFELGSDLISGGDFAPDFDVAEVLSGAVQDGSDAVLSFGSDSTLRLVNVDASQLSEDDFLV